TCTTATTAATAAGGTTTAATGCCAGGAAGGGATTAGATTATAGAATCCTGGAAACTAAATAAGAAAACTGTGCTCTTAATTTATTAGTCTGTACTTTAATGAGAATTCTATATGTGATGCCCAAATTTCTTTCTCATACATTCCCTAACTGATGGACCGAGGCTTCATTGAATAGATGGGATGAaacgttcatttgttcatttgcctTGTTTTTCAGTAAcacatttcatttctaattctctTATGTATATATTTGCATCTAAAGCTCCCCTTTATCTTCCAGTAGCAGTAATACATTTTTAATTATGTTACATAATAATATTTGGATGTCATATTTCTAGTTATGGTAATTCATGTAACCTAGATATCCATAGTTAACTAACTTATATTCAGCCTTGATTTGGTTAGTTGATGAAAAAGCAATTATGTAAAAGAATAACTTTTGAATACTGTGACTTAAGTGATAACAAGCAGCACAGAAGCTGCTATTGTAAATTTATGCATTTATATTTTGAACCATTACAACTCATAGTTCTGTCCATTATGATCTAGACACTAATCTGAATCGCAGCCTTGGTTCTCCATGCACAACTTTGTGTAAACTGACTTTCCTATCTATTGTTTAGTCAAAACAATGAATTAGGAATAAGGAACTGCATCTAGTTCAAATTGAAGGTGAGTGGAACTCAACCAGAATTCTCAGTAATTGTCCATATACCTGGAACTGCCATTATCCAGTATCAGGAGCTAAAGTTCCTATCCAATAATCTCAGCAGGTTAAATAAAATGGATTTGGAAttctttggaatttggaattttttgGAATggctatttttaataataataataataataataataataataataataataataataataatttattagatttgtatgccgcccctctacgaagactccatcttatttatttacaaaatatcTACCCTATATTTATTCATCCTACTGCTTACAAGTACATAACCGCTACCAATAATATCCAAGTGAAATTATTTCAGGAATAAAATTGCAACACAAAAGCCATTATCAAAACCACTTGAGAACCACTTGTGTTCATCTGCCATTGTCCAAGAATGTaagctatttgtttgtttatttatttaattgattagtCTTTGGGCCATATTAAAGGACAGAGGTCAAAAAACAAATTATAACCAAAATttgataaaagcaatttaaaatggaattggacaaaatacaatttaagatataggtaaaatatgataaaaatatattttaatgtcaCCCCTACAATCTACTCAATCAGTCCCACATATGCAGATCTCAACCAAACCATTTTGCTTAGGTACTGTCatgtgttaaatgttattttcatattCTGGCCACATAAGGTAAGATGTTTTGATATGGGGATCCCAATGAGTCATTCATTTGGTATAGAGACCAAGATACCTGTCCCACACCTTCTGATACAGGCAACAATCAAACAGGATGTGAGCCAGGTCTTCTACCTCTGCCCAAGAATGTAATCGTAGCTAGCCACTTCCTGCATCTGGAATAGGGAACTGCCAGCCTCTTCTTGCTCACTGAATATAACAGAGGTCTGGAGATAGATAAGTTCAATTGCTGGGAAATAATTTTGATGGTAGCTCTCTGGACCGTATCAAATCCATGGTCTGAAAATCCCTCATTCCTGCAATAAATCATGTCATTATACAATAACAGGATTTCTAGGTATGACTGAAAATCAGTTCTGAATAAGGCAAGTCTGAAACTTAAAAAAATTTCAGTATGAACTTATAAAAATCACGAATTAGTCCTGTGAAATGACACTTTTTAACATGAGGTAATCCTGCTATGACACATGGGTACAATTTGCACAATAGAGTACATCTCAAAATACTATAAAGGTGGATTCAGAAAAACCATGAAGGCAAGGTTATATTTGATAGTTtatagcaatgatggcgaacctatggcacaggtgccacaggtggcatgcggagcctatctgctggcatgcgagttattgccctagctcagttccaacgtccatgtgtgtgctggccagctgatttctggctcgcgcagaggctctgggagggcgttttggcttccagagaacctctgggggatgggggaggccgtttttactctcccccaactccagggaaacttttggagcctagggaggatgaagcatgagcctactgggcctaccagaagttgggaaataggtcatttccaggctccagagagcctccggggagtgggggaagctgttttcaccctccccaggcattgaattatggttgtgggcactcacgtatgcacaatagcgcacgagtatgctctttcggcacctgaggaaaaaaggttcaccatcactggtttatagtTATGATTACATAGGAAACCAGCTATTTATTAGATAGGTCTAGTGTGTTTGTGAAATAGTAATTGCGATTCATTAAAGGATTTAAAGCTATGTGAACCTAGCCTATTATACTTGTATGCAAAATTTAGGCAACTCTGATCAAATTGTATTTCAATGGAATTCTAAATGAACAAAAGTTGACACAACCTCAATGTGATTTCTGTGACTTTGAATGTATAATGTATATGTAATATTTACATACAGTTCTTTACAGTTTTAAAATGAGAATGTAGGTATTTATTATAACAGAGTACTATTTAGCAGGAGTATAAAAACAATTATGTAAAGAGATGACAAATAGTTAGAAATGTTTCTATAATCTTGCCGATTAACCTCTACAAGGAAACTTCATCTTACCAAAATTGTTCTTTGAAGATTAGAATTAACACTGCTGAACATCAATTTTCCCACTATTGTGGCAATTGTGGGAAAGACAAGAGCTCCACACAGGATACGAGTAGCAGAGACATGATCTGCTAAAGGGTTAGCCTCAGCTGGAATACGAGGAACAGGACATCCAATCCCTGGAGAGAAATACCACTGCTAACTAAATATAAGGATATATACATTACACAGTTCTATGCAACAAACCTTTCAATTCAGTATTTCAATTTCATTCACATTCAGAATTCTTTATTTCTGTACTAAATTAATTAAAGTATGAATTTTAATAAAGCTATAATAAAATAAGTTTAGTTTTCatattttgagggttttttttcaacATATCTCATCAATCTAATTCAAACAGAAGCAGCAAAAATTGTGCCAGACAGGCTTTGCCTTAAGAATGAAGAAACTTGCTCTAGCATTTCATTCTTTCTCACTGAAACCAAGCCCAGCCTAGATATTAAACTTTTGTAGCATTACCTGGAAATATACTGTTCAGTATCTGCAGTTTGTTAGAGTACTTTCGCCACAATCTAAGCACATAGTCTTCCCAGCGGATCATCTTTCCCAATATAAGCATAACTGGGATGGTGGGAAGTCCAATTAAAAGGAATAATGGATCTGCTCTCTCCATGACATCAAGGCCCTCTTTATGACCCACAACCTGACCAAAACAAAACTATATATTACTACATAACTATTAACCACATATCATTTTTGTTAAACACATACCGGTACTcattttataaagcattactcaaaGAATTTTTTCAGATGTGTTATTAACCCAATCTGGACATTTTCAATTATGCAAGAATTGTTTCAGTTAAACAAATCTATTCAGAAAATATTACAGAAGAGCTGGAAAATACCAAATCACTTCCATGGAATACAATTAGCattatactatactattataCTGGGACAAGAAGCCTTCCCTTTACTCAGGCAGTAAGAtgaccagagaaaggaaaattgggaACTGACAGGTGGATAAACTTTATTTAGCACCATTTAAGACTAATTGTCTAGTTTTTATCATTTGTAAAGTATTTCTTGTGATATAGCTTTCAAATCTATTGCAACATAGTAAGTTGTGTTGCCAgcataaaatacactgctcaaaaaaataaagggaacatttaagcaacacaatataactcccagtaaatgaaacttctgtaaaatcaaactgtccaacactgattgacaattaatttcacatgctattgtacacattcaacttggtacagaacaaagtattcaatgagactatttcattcattcattcagatctaagatatgttatttgagtattccttttaattttttgagcagtatatttatatttaaactgtacatttatttatttatttatttgtttgtttgtttgtttgtttgttggatttgtatgccaccgctcTCCGTGGACATCCaacattaaaatacaaactaacataaaagggaaagagaagcgaAATAACAAAAGTGTCAAAAATATACatcaaaaaatataacaaaagtgACCTCTCACTTTCTTTTAGCACAATGATATTAACAATACAACCAACAGTACACCAGCACTAGCTTTGTCAGCCAAAATATGTCCTGTGAATTTAACCAGCCTGGTATCTGAATTGTATCAATCAAGATAACGATTTAAAGCATTAAAACTGGAAAAATGCTCATTAAGTCTGAAAATGTTTAGTTAGAGTTCTGCTCTTAGTAGGAATACTTGAATAACATTACCTATATGAAGAAGCTAGGTTGTATTTGCTTGaaatatgtacagtaatacctcgtcttacgaacctaattggttctggaagtaggttcgtaaggcgaaacgttcgtaagacgaaacattgtttcccataggaaacaatgtaaaagcgattaatctgtgcaaaaagaaaaaaaaaagcaaaatggcgctccgctgggtgccgccacctggttgtcaccttttaaaacagccggggggcttctcggcgttctcctgaaccagaacttttcgggttcgggaggccgccgagaagcgccgccgcctggctgtcaccttctgaaacagccggggggcttctcggcgttctcctgaatgccgaacccggaagtttgggttcgggttccggaggctgccaagaagcgccgccgcccggctgtcaccttctgaaacagctggagggcttctcggtgttctcctgaacgccgaactcggaagacatcaaagctccgcctatgtaattccctattgggattccccaccttctttctagcctccagatcggccgaaaacgctgccgccgattgcaaaaacggcattTTGCCAAGGGGcggcgcccagctgtaaccttctgaaacagctgggcacttctcggcggtctccggaacccgaacccgaacttctgggttcggcgttcgtgagaatgccaagaagccccccagctgtttcagaaggtgacagccaggcggcggcacttctcggcggcctccggaatctgaacccgaacttctgggttcggcgttcaggagaatgccgagaaagccccccggctgtttcagaaggtgacagccgggcggtggcgcttctcggcggcctcccaaacccaaagttcgggttcgggagaacacctaGAAGTCCCCCGGCtctttaaaaaggtgacagccaggcggcggcgcccagcagaccccattttgcgatctgtggtgggttcgtaagccgaaaaaagtttgtaagaagaggcaaaaaatttctgaatcccgggttcgtatcacgaggggttcgtatcacgaggggtttgtatcatgaggtaccactgtactgtaattaCGAATGCCTTCATGCTTGATAAACCTGAATTACAAAGGCCTTCATATATGGTAATGTAAAATCTCAGTGTGTCAAGCTTGATTCCTAGTAACCACATGAACATGTCCATGTAGTTTCATAACAACCAGTATATATGGGTTTGATTGTGCCTTcttttgtggatttttttaagAGGGTCAGTCAATGGAATGTCTCTCAAATGTTATTTATGCCAGTCTCTTATTTCTATAGGTGGTCTCATATCCAGAAATGAACTTCTTTTTAAAGATTATCAAAATCAGTCATTGCCACTTCTGTTGTCACAAATGTCTTTACCAGTTGCTGAAGTAATATAGGTAATACTTGACTGGATTTCCAGTTGTAAATCACTGCATTTAGGTTGAGGCATTCACATGGCCGGATTTAATTTTACATCATTTTATAGCATTACAGTAAGCAAAACATTATGGCTGATAAGCAAGCTATGTGTTTGTAAGTATGAAACCATTCTTCTGAATGCCTGTTTTCTGCTGGCAAACAATGttgcaaaatgcattcatttATCTGTGGGATGTTGCAATTGGTTGTAATGACCCACTTACAAAGTGCCCAAAATCATGTAACTATGGGAAGACAGTGTGTGGCATAATATTTTATGATGTCCAGAAGGGCTTGATGGACCAAAAAACACATTTCAGGCCCATCATTGTTTTGAATGGTCATTAGTTGACCAAATGTAGAATCATAATGACAAATGTAAGGCATCTCAAAAGGAGCAAAAGCTTCATAAGAATGAATGAAACATAATCTGGATctaggtataatttttttttccaattgtgCCTTACAATTTTCTTTCTTACCCACCCCTAAGGGCGTCTTCAGCAAATCTCTAGCAGTTTCCAGATCAATTACAGTAATTCAACATTTAGAACATTATCTGAACCTGCATCACTGTTACAGCTCCATAGGTGACAGCTGTCCAGTAGATAGAGCCCACCATTATTCCAGCTGCAGCAAATGGACAGGCTTTTGAAATAAGACGATCTGCTAAGTCCAAGACATAAACAACTGGACCTAtaatggaaggaagaaatgagATTATGTAGCAACCATCATGACAAAGGAGCAACTGGAAAATGAAAGTTATGTTTTATTAGTAAATTTTATAATTGTATAAAATTGTTTCTTTCTGCAGAAGTATAATATATTCTGATTTCTAATCCATTATTGTGCCTTTCCAAGTAACTAAATTATACATCTGTAATACACTTATTCTTAAAACAATTTAATCTGAAAATGAGAGAAATTGAAAACACTAAACTGGTAACCTAACTTCTTGCATCGGGAGATGAAAAACAAGCtactgagtataagacacaacattttccccctaaaagagggtagaaatgtcGATGAGACTTATAAACCAAATAAAGCTGGTTTTGGCCTCGTGAAGCCCCATCCCATGAcccctttttgcaaaaaatggggtgggcattgtctttgaaatcttggtgtgtcttatacaccagtgcatcttatagtccgaaaataTGGTAATATGTGGTATATTGTTCCACCTTAGTTTTCATCTTTGATTGTATTTTCATCCTTATCAGAATTACTAACTGTTCTTAACTCATGGAcctacatacagtgatcccctgatcattgcgagggttccgttccaggacccctcgcaatgatcggtttttcgcaatatagtagtgcggaagtaaaaacaccatctgcgcatgcgcgccctttttttcccatggccgcgcatgtgcagatggtgttttttacttccgcacctgggaagacccccgcccaacagctgaggagccgcctgcccgcccgcctgcccgccgcttgtccggccgccgcttgtccggccgccgcttgtccggccaccgctcgtgccgccgccgctcatgcggccgccgcttgtccggccgccgctcgtgccgccactgctgaggaggagcgagaggagcagcaaagtaccgcgcaagtgcatcttctccaggcggaggcaagagcggcggggcgagtccacaggaaaaaagccgcgggCGACCGAGCGGATCCTGCCGTTTGGGGCactcggcgggcaggggcatgaaggatctccccgccggcctcgggagcgcgtgggagggtgGCGAGCCTAGGAAGACGAGGCGACACCGGCCGGCgtcgaggtagaggaggaagcggatcggcgctccgccccgccagggttcctctccatgagggcgtccgccgagctgcccgtcttcaattcaccgtctcacccgggctcccgatcctgctgggcggcGGGATCCtgctcgaccgcagccgagctttcctcggccccctttggccccgtcgcctcctccccgcctgcttttcctcgccaagcgcacgaaaaaaaagagagaaggcttctgccagaagccgggtgacggcggaggagctccgaaagccggagaagaagagtctcgcaggcggggaggaggcgacagggccaaagggggccgagggaagctcggctgcggtcgagagaggaacggctcgggctcgccgcaagaaaaaaaagagagaaggcttctaccagaagccgggtgacgccggaggagctccgaaagccggctagcggctttcccccccgcaagaactcttgagaggaacagcaaaaaggccactcaggcgcgtctcctgaggggaagccagcatggcgagcgacggagcggcatgaatgggcggccacaagggcgctctgggtcccggacgcgcgcgcgtccccgccgagtctccccgccgcccagcaggatcgggagcccgggtgagacggtgaattgaagacgggcagctcggcggacgccctcatggagaggaaccctggcggggcggagcgccgatccgcttcctcctctacctcgacGGCGGCCGGCGTTGCCTCATCTTCCTAGGCTCGCcaccctcccacgcgctcccgaggccggcggggagatccttcatgcccctgcccgccgagtGCCCCAAACGGCAGGATCCGCTCGGTCGCCCGCGGCTTTTTTCCTGCGGACTCGCCCCGCCGCTCTTGCCCCCGCCTGGAGAAGATGCACTTGCGCGGGACTTTGCTGCTCCTCTCGCTCCTCCtcagccgcggggagaggcgggcatttgggctggcggcattgggcttggtggaaagtccgggggcagctgcagcaactcccctcccgtggctgctgttgaggcggcagcggcggcagtctccggcgcgcggctctctctccattcttctctttccccctctcgggcgccgaatgcggcggcgggaagaggaaacgagcgcgagcgagcgagaggaggggggggaagcccagacgggatgaaccgtttcttgggtggcgcgtgtggaaaaggggagcgaggggccgggcgggttgagggaatcaaagaggggtgggggtgctgctctgaggcgctcggaaagagttttcggaaggctctcgtgttacggcgaaagggcgtgtggagagcctgatgttggccagtaggctcgtgtttcgacctccccaggctccaaaggcttccctggagccagaggaggattAAAAACTCTCTCctccattcccccggaggctctctggaagccaaccctcccccccacagcctctgtgcaagccaaaattcagatggctggcacacacatgaacgttggagctgagctaggacaatggcttgtgtgccagcagatatggttctgcttgccacttgtggcacccatgctataggttcaccatcactgaattaGAGTAATATTCAGCTGCTGGATTCTGAAAGGAAACCTCAGTTTGTAGTATTCCTTAGGCATAGAAGCTGGCTGTGACCTAAGCCAGTTATTGTTTCTTAATTGTAGAttggaaagttaaaaaaaaatctatctactAACTTGCATGTGACAAGGCTGATAAATTATCATGCATAACCTTTAATGAAGATAATTTCCTGCAATCGATTGATTtgagataataatgataataaagtcAACTGCAAAACTCAGTTCTACTTGGAACAATTTACATCCTGTGACAATATCTTTTACACCATCAAACAACAATATCTGACTATCCCGGTCTTGGGGAAATTCTTGAGGGAGTATTTTgaataaaaataccaaatccagcATAAACATCTGGTTAGCAGTATGATCAACAAtaatagctgccccgagtccttcgggagtggggtggcatatacgtccaattaattaattaattaattggattaattaattGGATGTATATGCTGCCCTACTCccgaatgaattaatgaattcattaattaattaacatgTATGAAAATGGGCAGATTTCTGTGTGATTTTTTTCTTCAGCATAATTCCATATTAAGGAAGCAAAATGATTTATAAGCAAACACATGTAATGTTGACAGATTAGAAACAGATATATCATACTTTAGATAAATATACTATATCTACTTTATTACTGACTTCTTCTCTCATAATTCTTCCCTGATGCCATAAACCACACTCAAGATCTCATATAGGAGATATAAGTGTTAATGGAAGATCTCATATAGGAGATATAAGTGTTAATGGAAAACCCTAAAGCTTCCCACACCATATCAAAACTTTCAAATACAGGAGAATCATACTTAAAATCTTGGGACTGAAACAGGTTTTTCCTGTTTCAGACAATATGTGTGTCTTACCTAACTTTGGAAATACTATCAAGTATTCTGCATTGCACTGTGGACAGGCAACTCG
This genomic stretch from Erythrolamprus reginae isolate rEryReg1 chromosome 5, rEryReg1.hap1, whole genome shotgun sequence harbors:
- the MARCHF5 gene encoding E3 ubiquitin-protein ligase MARCHF5 isoform X2 codes for the protein MSEQTGLVVSQTLDRSCWVCFATDEDDRTAEWVRPCRCRGSTKWVHQTCLQRWVDEKQRGNSTARVACPQCNAEYLIVFPKLGPVVYVLDLADRLISKACPFAAAGIMVGSIYWTAVTYGAVTVMQVVGHKEGLDVMERADPLFLLIGLPTIPVMLILGKMIRWEDYVLRLWRKYSNKLQILNSIFPGIGCPVPRIPAEANPLADHVSATRILCGALVFPTIATIVGKLMFSSVNSNLQRTILE
- the MARCHF5 gene encoding E3 ubiquitin-protein ligase MARCHF5 isoform X1: MSEQTGLVVSQTLDRSCWVCFATDEDDRTAEWVRPCRCRGSTKWVHQTCLQRWVDEKQRGNSTARVACPQCNAEYLIVFPKLGPVVYVLDLADRLISKACPFAAAGIMVGSIYWTAVTYGAVTVMQVVGHKEGLDVMERADPLFLLIGLPTIPVMLILGKMIRWEDYVLRLWRKYSNKLQILNSIFPGIGCPVPRIPAEANPLADHVSATRILCGALVFPTIATIVGKLMFSSVNSNLQRTILGGIAFVAIKGAFKVYFKQQQYLRQAHRKILNYPEQEGA